A window of the Procambarus clarkii isolate CNS0578487 chromosome 19, FALCON_Pclarkii_2.0, whole genome shotgun sequence genome harbors these coding sequences:
- the Rtf1 gene encoding RNA polymerase-associated protein RTF1 homolog isoform X1 has translation MNKRKVKALIDSDSDDEGGSGSDIDSELLALAKKKKKRSGSESSGGSSPKQKTAPQSKVASDSDSETSDSDSDWDAPKGKKKKMGNKTAGKTRNKRAVVARDSDSDESRPAKGSGSETEEGEVSGSNSSDSEVDLDEEFDDGLDENMIGDEEDRARLEQMTEKEREQEIYNRIEKREVLRTRFEIEKKLKLAKKKEQNKRKEKEGDKPKEKKQPVLTDRKKTLEERAGRNDKFAALKAKRENKIQKAEEERQKKEKEAEEKRRKKEERERSVDSDSNADEGKSKHKLKASEVFSSDDSGSESEKSTKSEKSTKRRSSSSSSSSSSDSDSDSGSPCGEEPVKPGVGAASKLPAKEHDAKRVEQKILPSTSSSSSSPSSSSSSFSDSSDSDVSPKKTKVGRSKDSYRSRDEKPKNVTCKEDLEKVRLSRHKMERFVHMPIFSKAITGCFVRIGIGNNQGLPVYRVAEITGVCETAKIYQLGNTRTNKGLRLKHGNQERVFRLEFVSNNVFSDSEYNKWVEDCAAHGAELPSMEHIEQKQKDIQDLLYYQFSSEDIDKIVEEKARFKNNPTNFAVAKTLLMKEKDMAAQKGDDETVEKLNEQIAELDEKANSLDKRRTQTISAISYINERNRKNNVEKAEKAIMAEIEAKKGLKVEDPFTRRSTRPTMVTKTREPEIQSSEMLLRVEMERRKKMDEEKKKKDEEQNKKKQDEEKKKDEERKRVQAEDLFAAHDFDVKIDLDVTMPASAPLGPRQTLGNATNGSSLGTAPKRSLNLEEYKKKKGLI, from the exons ATGAACAAAAGGAAAGTTAAGGCTCTCATTGACTCGGACAGCGACGATGAAGGCGGCAGCGGCTCGGATATTGACTCG GAGTTATTGGCACTagccaaaaagaaaaaaaagcgtTCTGGCAGTGAATCATCAGGCGGCTCATCTCCCAAACAAAAGACTGCACCTCAGTCAAAAGTTGCATCTGACTCTGATTCCGAAACCAGTGATTCAGACTCTGATTGGGATGCTCCAAAGGGCAAAAAAAAGAAAATG GGAAACAAAACAGCGGGAAAGACCAGGAACAAACGTGCAGTGGTTGCAAGAGACAGTGACTCAGATGAAAGTCGACCTGCAAAAGGTAGTGGCTCTGAGACGGAAGAAG GAGAAGTCTCGGGCAGCAACAGTAGTGATTCAGAAGTTGACTTGGACGAAGAATTTGATGATGGTCTAGATGAAAACATGATTGGAGATGAAGAAGACAGAGCGCGCTTGGAACAGATGACTGAAAAAGAGCGGGAGCAGGAAATTTATAATCGAATTGAAAAGAGAGAAGTGTTAAGAACTCGTTTTGAAATAGAAAAGAAATTAAAATTAGCTAAAAAGAAGGAGCAGAACAAGAGAAAAGAAAAAGAAGGTGACAAGCCCAAG GAGAAAAAACAACCCGTTTTAACTGACAGAAAGAAAACACTGGAGGAAAGGGCTGGAAGGAATGACAAATTTGCTGCGTTAAAAGCAAAACGTGAAAATAAAATTCAGAAAG CTGAGGAGGAAAGACAAAAGAAGGAAAAGGAAGCTGAAGAgaaaagaagaaagaaagaagaaaggGAGAGATCAGTTGACTCCGACTCAAATGCAGACGAAGGAAAATCTAAGCACAAACTTAAG gcttCAGAAGTATTCAGCTCGGATGACAGTGGCTCTGAAAGTGAGAAATCAACGAAATCAGAAAAGTCTACCAAACGACGCTCATCTTCTTCATCTTCGTCTTCCTCTTCCGATAGTGATAGTGACTCCGGCAG CCCATGTGGTGAGGAACCGGTGAAGCCAGGTGTTGGAGCTGCATCCAAACTACCTGCAAAGGAGCATGATGCAAAGAGGGTAGAGCAAAAGATTCTACCTTCTACTTCTTCCTCTAGCTCttctccctcttcttcctcttcatCTTTTAGCGATTCCAGTGACAGTGATGTTTCACCTAAGAAGACGAAAGTTGGCAG ATCAAAAGATAGTTATCGTTCAAGGGATGAGAAGCCCAAGAATGTAACTTGCAAGGAGGATCTTGAAAAAGTACGTCTATCTCGTCACAAAATGGAACGTTTTGTCCATATGCCAATTTTCTCAAAGGCAATTACTGGTTGCTTTGTCAGAATAGGTATTGGCAATAATCAAGGACTTCCTGTTTATAGG GTTGCAGAAATTACAGGTGTATGTGAAACTGCAAAAATCTATCAATTAGGTAATACTAGAACCAACAAAGGACTGCGGCTTAA ACATGGAAATCAGGAACGCGTCTTCCGTCTAGAGTTTGTTAGTAACAACGTCTTCTCAGATTCCGAGTACAATAAATGGGTAGAGGACTGTGCAGCACATGGAGCAGAACTTCCAAGTATGGAGCATATTGAACAGAAGCAGAAAGATATCCAAGATCTATTATATTACCAGTTTAGCAGTGAGGACATTGACAAA ATAGTGGAAGAGAAGGCTCGATTTAAGAACAATCCCACTAACTTTGCTGTAGCCAAAACGCTGCTGATGAAGGAGAAGGATATGGCTGCACAGAAAGGTGATGATGAG ACAGTGGAAAAGCTTAATGAACAAATTGCAGAGCTTGATGAAAAAGCCAATAGCCTTGATAAACGAAGAACTCAAACCATTTCGGCCATTTCATATATCAATGAACGAAACCGAAAAAATAATGTCGAAAAAGCAGAAAAGGCCATTATG GCAGAAATTGAAGCTAAGAAGGGTCTAAAGGTTGAGGATCCCTTCACAAGACGTTCTACTCGACCGACAATGGTGACAAaaaccagagaaccagaaattcaGTCATCGGAAATGCTGTTAAGAGTGGAGatggaaagaagaaagaagatggatgaagagaaaaagaaaaag GACGAGGAGCAAAACAAAAAGAAGCAGGATGAAGAGAAGAAGAAAGATGAAGAACGAAAAAGAGTACAAGCTGAAGATTTATTTGCAGCTCATGATTTTGATGTCAAGATTGACCTGGATGTCACAATGCCTG
- the Rtf1 gene encoding RNA polymerase-associated protein RTF1 homolog isoform X2 produces the protein MNKRKVKALIDSDSDDEGGSGSDIDSELLALAKKKKKRSGSESSGGSSPKQKTAPQSKVASDSDSETSDSDSDWDAPKGKKKKMGNKTAGKTRNKRAVVARDSDSDESRPAKGSGSETEEGEVSGSNSSDSEVDLDEEFDDGLDENMIGDEEDRARLEQMTEKEREQEIYNRIEKREVLRTRFEIEKKLKLAKKKEQNKRKEKEGDKPKEKKQPVLTDRKKTLEERAGRNDKFAALKAKRENKIQKAEEERQKKEKEAEEKRRKKEERERSVDSDSNADEGKSKHKLKASEVFSSDDSGSESEKSTKSEKSTKRRSSSSSSSSSSDSDSDSGRSKDSYRSRDEKPKNVTCKEDLEKVRLSRHKMERFVHMPIFSKAITGCFVRIGIGNNQGLPVYRVAEITGVCETAKIYQLGNTRTNKGLRLKHGNQERVFRLEFVSNNVFSDSEYNKWVEDCAAHGAELPSMEHIEQKQKDIQDLLYYQFSSEDIDKIVEEKARFKNNPTNFAVAKTLLMKEKDMAAQKGDDETVEKLNEQIAELDEKANSLDKRRTQTISAISYINERNRKNNVEKAEKAIMAEIEAKKGLKVEDPFTRRSTRPTMVTKTREPEIQSSEMLLRVEMERRKKMDEEKKKKDEEQNKKKQDEEKKKDEERKRVQAEDLFAAHDFDVKIDLDVTMPASAPLGPRQTLGNATNGSSLGTAPKRSLNLEEYKKKKGLI, from the exons ATGAACAAAAGGAAAGTTAAGGCTCTCATTGACTCGGACAGCGACGATGAAGGCGGCAGCGGCTCGGATATTGACTCG GAGTTATTGGCACTagccaaaaagaaaaaaaagcgtTCTGGCAGTGAATCATCAGGCGGCTCATCTCCCAAACAAAAGACTGCACCTCAGTCAAAAGTTGCATCTGACTCTGATTCCGAAACCAGTGATTCAGACTCTGATTGGGATGCTCCAAAGGGCAAAAAAAAGAAAATG GGAAACAAAACAGCGGGAAAGACCAGGAACAAACGTGCAGTGGTTGCAAGAGACAGTGACTCAGATGAAAGTCGACCTGCAAAAGGTAGTGGCTCTGAGACGGAAGAAG GAGAAGTCTCGGGCAGCAACAGTAGTGATTCAGAAGTTGACTTGGACGAAGAATTTGATGATGGTCTAGATGAAAACATGATTGGAGATGAAGAAGACAGAGCGCGCTTGGAACAGATGACTGAAAAAGAGCGGGAGCAGGAAATTTATAATCGAATTGAAAAGAGAGAAGTGTTAAGAACTCGTTTTGAAATAGAAAAGAAATTAAAATTAGCTAAAAAGAAGGAGCAGAACAAGAGAAAAGAAAAAGAAGGTGACAAGCCCAAG GAGAAAAAACAACCCGTTTTAACTGACAGAAAGAAAACACTGGAGGAAAGGGCTGGAAGGAATGACAAATTTGCTGCGTTAAAAGCAAAACGTGAAAATAAAATTCAGAAAG CTGAGGAGGAAAGACAAAAGAAGGAAAAGGAAGCTGAAGAgaaaagaagaaagaaagaagaaaggGAGAGATCAGTTGACTCCGACTCAAATGCAGACGAAGGAAAATCTAAGCACAAACTTAAG gcttCAGAAGTATTCAGCTCGGATGACAGTGGCTCTGAAAGTGAGAAATCAACGAAATCAGAAAAGTCTACCAAACGACGCTCATCTTCTTCATCTTCGTCTTCCTCTTCCGATAGTGATAGTGACTCCGGCAG ATCAAAAGATAGTTATCGTTCAAGGGATGAGAAGCCCAAGAATGTAACTTGCAAGGAGGATCTTGAAAAAGTACGTCTATCTCGTCACAAAATGGAACGTTTTGTCCATATGCCAATTTTCTCAAAGGCAATTACTGGTTGCTTTGTCAGAATAGGTATTGGCAATAATCAAGGACTTCCTGTTTATAGG GTTGCAGAAATTACAGGTGTATGTGAAACTGCAAAAATCTATCAATTAGGTAATACTAGAACCAACAAAGGACTGCGGCTTAA ACATGGAAATCAGGAACGCGTCTTCCGTCTAGAGTTTGTTAGTAACAACGTCTTCTCAGATTCCGAGTACAATAAATGGGTAGAGGACTGTGCAGCACATGGAGCAGAACTTCCAAGTATGGAGCATATTGAACAGAAGCAGAAAGATATCCAAGATCTATTATATTACCAGTTTAGCAGTGAGGACATTGACAAA ATAGTGGAAGAGAAGGCTCGATTTAAGAACAATCCCACTAACTTTGCTGTAGCCAAAACGCTGCTGATGAAGGAGAAGGATATGGCTGCACAGAAAGGTGATGATGAG ACAGTGGAAAAGCTTAATGAACAAATTGCAGAGCTTGATGAAAAAGCCAATAGCCTTGATAAACGAAGAACTCAAACCATTTCGGCCATTTCATATATCAATGAACGAAACCGAAAAAATAATGTCGAAAAAGCAGAAAAGGCCATTATG GCAGAAATTGAAGCTAAGAAGGGTCTAAAGGTTGAGGATCCCTTCACAAGACGTTCTACTCGACCGACAATGGTGACAAaaaccagagaaccagaaattcaGTCATCGGAAATGCTGTTAAGAGTGGAGatggaaagaagaaagaagatggatgaagagaaaaagaaaaag GACGAGGAGCAAAACAAAAAGAAGCAGGATGAAGAGAAGAAGAAAGATGAAGAACGAAAAAGAGTACAAGCTGAAGATTTATTTGCAGCTCATGATTTTGATGTCAAGATTGACCTGGATGTCACAATGCCTG